In Phycisphaerae bacterium, the genomic stretch TCCACCAACTGCTCGCAAGTGTCGTTCGCGGGGTAGTTGCCGGCGCACGGGTCGCCTTCCGCGTAGTAGCTCAGCGTGAAGGTGTTGGCGGCCGTGCCGGTGCAATTGTGCTGGTTGTAGGCCCGATAGGGGGCGATGACGACGTAGTAGGTGCCGTCCGCCGCGCAGGTCCACTGGAAATCATTGGGCAGCCACGTGTTCGGGCCGCCACTGCAGGAACCGTCCACGCCGGCCAAGATCGCGCAGTTCGTGTCGCAGATCTTGATGTCGGCGTCGAAGTTGCCCGTTCCGATGCTCCCGGGCTCGAGCGGGCACAGGTCGAAGTGATAGATCAGCCCGGCATAGCCGTTGAAGCTGGCATACCACTTGCCCTCGGTCGCGCAGTCTGCGGACAGGCTGTAGCCCCAGACAGCGGAGCCGATGTCACCCAGCGCCGTGTTGGGCGTCAGGCAATCGGCACACGCGCGGACGGTGGACGTCTGGTCCCAACCGTGCTTGGCTGCCGCCTCTTCCTTGGCGCGCTCGCCGACCGTCGCCGTGTCCGTCGCGATCCGGTCGATTGGCTTGATCGTCTGGACGGCGACGCGCTCTACGGCCGCAGCGGCCTGGTTGGCGGCCGAGAGCTGGGCGGGATCGGCCGCGTTGACGGCCTGCGCCTCAGCCGCGCTCTTGGCGCGCTCGACTTGTGCTGGCACCGTGGCGGCGACCAGCATCAGGCCTGTACACAGCAGTACGAGGCCCAAACCTCCGAGACTCTTCTTCCTCATGATGCCCTGCCTCCTTCACAAAAAACAAACACAGGAACCGAGAAGCTCAGGTGCAGACACTGCACAAACACATGACGCGAAATGAAACGTATCCACGAGACACATGGACCTGAGAAAACGGCGCAACAGTGCCGCCGGCGAAGCCACTGGCGCGCCACAACGCCACGCCGGGTGCGCTCCTGGGCACTCATGCGACCCTGATGCACAACATGGGGCTGCCTCTTTCCGTCGCCCGCGACCTCACACTAATTCCGACCCTGAGTCGCAACTCGCGAAGAGAATACCCCTCCGTGCCGCCCAGCGGCCGAAGCGTCGGAGTTGTACATATTGGACGCCTCGTGCGGCTGTCGGCTAGCGCTTCTCTACGCTCCTTTTGTGATGACGTATACGGATGTCCATATCTGCATACGCTCATCGTACCTTAGCACTTCGAATGCGCTGCGTCAAGCTGAACCTGCGCGTTTCAACACCACGCACGTTCGAGTCACGACAACCGCGCCCCGCGCGTCGGACGTGCAGACAGCGTTTACACACGCCGCGCAGCCCCGCCGCGATTATCAGACGGCAAAATTGAAACACCCAGCGTCTGATAGCTGCGCGTCACTTTACAAAAAACGACGAAATCGCCGCCCCGAACGTGGTCACCACCACGCCCATCAGCGCCAGGGTCAGCGCCGCGAGTTGCCGGCGCCCGAAGTGCTCCTTCAGAATGAGCACCGCCAGTACGCTCTGAAAAATGATCGAGGTCTGATTCAACACCGCCGCGATCGACGCGTCCGTGTACTTGAATCCGGCGATCCAGAGCAACAGGCTCACGTACGTGCCCAGGATTGACGCCGGCAGCACCACCCGCCAGGCCCGCGACGGACGGAAGGCCGTCCAGTTCGCCCGCCAGGCTGGCCCCAATAGAGCGAATAACCCTAGAAACACCCAGCCGCCGACCAGGCGCAGCGCCGTCGCCCAGGTCACGGGCAGTTCGTTCAGCACCGGCTTGGCGATCACAATGCCGAACGCCATCATCCCGATCGCCACGATCGCCAGGAGCATGCCTCCGACCATCTGGCCGCGGGTCCGGTGCGCGGGCAGCGTGTGGCGCGTCGTCAGGAACACGCCGCCGACGACCAGCCCCGCCCCCAGATAGTGGAAGATAGTGAGCTGCTCATGGAGTAGCAGCCACGCGAACAGGATCGCCAGCGGCGAATACGCGCAGTCGGCCACCGAGATCAGCCCGACGCCGATCAGGTTCAGCGCGCGGAAGAAGAGCGTGTCGGCCAGGGCGATGCCGATCGCGCCGCTGAGCAGGAGCAGGCACAGCCCCCCCACCGGCTGGGCCCGCACCGGGGCGAGGCTGGCGGGGTCCCAGATCGTCAACCCGATGATCGTCAGCACCAGCAACGTGAGGCCCACGGCACTCTTGAACAGGTTCAGCGCCAACGGCGGGATGTGTTCGCCGCTGAGCTTGAAGAGCACCAGCGCGTAGCCCCAGACGATCGCCGTCAGGAGCGCGCAGGCTTGTCCGAGTGGGTGATTCGTCATGCGCGGACCGCGTCGGGCTTCACGGCGGGGATGATACCCCCGCCGCACACGGCTGGCGAACGCCCGGCGCCCGCCGCGTTAGGGCTGATAAACGTGGGCAATCCAGTCGCGGTCAGGCTGGAACATCTCCACGAGCTGGTCCATCTCCGGATGGCGGGCCTCGAAGTGGCCGTAGACGAGCGAAAGCTCTACCCGTGCGGCTTCGCGGGTATCGCCGCGCACCACCATCCGCCAGATCGCGGACGCGGCGCCGGTGCGGTCGGCCCCGGACTGGCAGTGGATGAGGATCGGGTACTCGGCCGTCTGGAACGTGTCGTAGAGCAGCAGCAGCGCATCGCGCGACGGGAGCTGACCGGCGCTCATGCGGATGTCGACGAGCGTCACGCCGGCCTTCTCGGCGGCAGCCCGCTCGTTGCGGTACCAGGCATCCTGCTCGTTCTCGCCGCGGAGGTTGACGATGGTGCGGATGCCGTGCTCGTCGAAGACGAGGTTCAACGTGGTGGCGTCGAGCTGGGCGGACCGGTAGGCGCGGCCTTCCTCGATGGAGCGGAAGTTGTCGAAGACGGTGAGCGGCGCATAGTTGTCCAGCTCGCCGACGCCGCAACCGGCGAGCGCGGCGCAGGTGACGAGGATCAGGCTGGACAAACGACGAGTTTTCATCGCTGGTGATTCTAGCGGCCAGTTAACGCGGACGCACGGTGCGACCTGAGGTCGTGGCGACCGCGTTTGGCCGGGCGTTCGCTCGCTGCCGGGCGCGACTCGAATGTGCGCAGAGGCGCGCGCGGCGCCGGCGTGCTAGACTGGCGGGCATGGACTCTAGTGGCGATGGGGCAGGAGCGGCGGCACCCGGCACGGCGCGGCCTTTGCTGCCGCCGGATCAGCCGATCGAGTTCGATGTGGCGTGCCAGCGGTGCACGTACAACCTGCGCGGGCTGCGGCCCGACGGACGGTGCCCGGAATGCGGGGCACCCATCCACGTGTCGCTCGCCAGCGAGCTGCTGCAGTTCGCGGATCCTGCCTGGCTGAAGCGGCTGGCACTCGGTGGACGGATCGTCCAGGCAGTCGCCGTCCTGGTCGCGCTCGCGACCGTGCCCAGTGCCTGGCTTGCGTTTCAACACTGGAAGTACATCGTGGCACCCGTGCTCGTACTCAGCGGCGCAGTCCTGGGGCTGCTAGCCGGGGGCTGGCTGCTGACCAGCCCCAATCCGCGGCTGCTCAGCGAGGAGCGTTGGTACGCCAGCCGACGCATCATTCGCGCCATCCTCGTGCCCAACTTCGTGAGTGTCGCAACCAGTGCGCTTGTTGGCTCGGTGGCACCAGGGAATGATCTGTGGGTGCTGATTCAGATCGTGGCCGGTCCCTTGGGCATTCTCGGCCTGGTCGGGATCGTGTGTCTGAGCCGTTACGTGGCATCCCTGGCGCGCCGGCTCGGAGACCAGCGCACGATGGCACTGGCCAAGATATACGCGTGGGGTTGCGTTAGCATGTGGGCGGCGGTGGCCTTCGGTATCGCGATCGACGTTATGAACATACCTGTGAGCACAGCCGGCGCGCCGATCTTCGCACCGGTCATCCCGTTACTAATCGTGTTCGGGATGTTGACGCTGCTGCTGCCAGCGCGGCTCGTCAAGGCACTCCAGCGCTGCCGCGAGGAGGCGGGAAAGAACTGGCGGGCAGCGCGGCAGGCAGAGTAGCAGGCAGCGCAGGTTGGGGGGCCACGCCCGCTGCATAGGGGGCATGGAACATTGCTCAAGAACTGGGACAACCGGCACTGCTCAAGAGCAGTGGCACCCTGGCTCAGGCCCGATGACACACGGCACATCGACCCCCAGCCTGCCCTCCCCTGGAAGAGGGAGGGGTTTGGTTGCCTTTGCGTGGGCTCGGCGGTTTCGGCTACACTGCCGCGACGCGCCGAGCCGGGCGCGCGGAGCGAGATCAATCCGCGGGGGCCTTGGCGACAGGATTCGGAGAACCACACAATGTCATTCCGCCGGATCGCAATCTCAATTCTCGCCGGAGTACTCCTGCTGGGTGGCCTGCCGCCGGCGGTGCGGGCCGATGACGACATCAAGGCGAAGATCGCCGCCGCGGGGGACGAGAAAAAACACAACGCGGACGCGGTGGTCGTGCTGGATGAGACGGACGTCACCGTCCGGCCGAGCGGGATCGGCACGGCGCGCAGTCACATCGTGACCAAGATCCTGCGCGACGCGGCGATCCGCACGCAGTCGGTGCAGGTGTTCCCCTACGACCCGAACACGAACCGGCTGGAGCTGATCGCGGTCCGCGTGTACCGCGCGGACGGGACCGTCGAGGAGCTGCCGCTGGACAAGAAGGCCCAGCAGCCGCAGCCGTCGTGGGGCGTGTTCTGGGGCACACAGCAATACCTCGTGACGGTGCCGCGGCTGGCGGTGGGCGACGCGGTCGAGACCATCAGCGAGATGACCGGGTTCAATGTGGCGTATTTGGAGGGCGCGGAGGCCCAACCCACCGGCGGGACGCCGGTGCCACAGGTGCCACAGGTGCCCCCCGGGGAGGCGCAGCTCAATGCCAAGGGCGAGGTGTTGAACCCGCCGGTGCCGGGACATTGGCACGACGAAGTGCACTTTTGGTCGGACCGGCCGGTGATCGAGAAGCGCTACACGGTGCGGTTGCCGAAGGACAAGCCGCTGCAGTTCGAAGTGTACAACGGCGAGCTGCGGCCGGCGGTCACGCTCGAAGGCGACCAGGTCGTGTACTCCTTCGAGAAGAAGGACCTGAAGCCGCTGCCCAGCGAGCCATCGATGGAGCCGTGGCCGAACGTGGCCCCGAAGCTGCTGCTGGCGACGCTGCCGACGTGGGAGGACAAGGCGCGCTGGCTGTATCAGGTCAGCGAGCCGCAGTTCGAGCCCGACGACGCGATTAGGGCGAAGGTCGCCGAGGTCATCAAGGACTGCAAGACGGACGAGGAGAAGTACACCGCGCTCAATCATTGGGTGGCGGAGAATATCCGCTACGCCGGCACGAGCCGCGGCATGTGCGAGGGGTACACGATCCACTCCTGCAGGGAAACGTTTCACGACCGGGCGGGCGTGTGCAAGGACAAGGCGGGGATGCTGGCCGGGATGTTGCGCGTGGCGGGGTTCGACTCGTTCGTTTGCATGACGATGGCGCGGCAGCGCGTGGACCGCATTCCGGCGGACCAGTTCAACCACTGCGTGACGTGCATTCGCAAGCCGGACGGGGCGCTCATCCTGCTGGACCCGACGTGGATGCCGAAGAGCCGTGACAACTGGTCGACGCTGGAGCCGAACCAGCACGTGGTGTACGGGCTGCCGGAGGGCAAGGAGCTGTCGACCTCGCCGTACTTCCCGCCGGAGGAATGCCAGGCAACCTGGCGGTGCGTCAGCATCGTGCACGATGACAACAAGCTGACGGGGGCATTCGGATTTGAGGCGGTGGGCACGCCGGAGGGCCGGCTGCGGCGAGCACTGGCAGGTGTGCCGCCGGCGGAGCGGGCGAACTACTTCGACCAGACGGTGCAGCGGCTGAGCCCGAACGCGGTGGTGCAGAGCGTGGCGTGCGACGAGCCGGACGATTTTGCGCGGCCGCTGCACATCCGCTGCGACTTTGCGGCGCCGCGGTTCGTGCTGGGTGACGGACAGCAGCGGATGTTGGCGCTGCCAATGCTGCAGACGATCTTCGGCGACCGCACGCTCTCCGACTTGTTCGGGCAGACCGGGCCGGCCGAGCGGAAGTACGGGTTGAAGCTCTGGGCCTCGCGGCGGGCGCTGTTCGAGGAGACGATCAAGCTGCCGGCGGGGTGGACGGTGAAGAAGCTGCCGGAGGCGGTCGATATGGACGGGCCCTCGGCGGGGTTGCACTTCAAGATCGAGAGCAAGGAGGGGGAAATCCAGTACACGTGCGACCTGATCATCAAGAACTGGATCGTGCCGCCGGCGGACTACGCGAACTTCAAGCAGGTGATGGAGAAATTCGAGGAGTTGACGGGGCGCGTCGTGACGTGCGAGCGGGAGGGTGGCCATGCGCAGCGCTAGTACTCGTCCCAGGCCGGCCAGCGTCGCGTTTGGTGTCAGATGTCACCTCCTTGCCCGGACAGAATCCATGCGTGAAATCGGAATGCGTGCTCGTGTCGTGCGTGTGCCCGCCTACGCCGTGCTGGCGTTCGCGCTGGGGCTCGTCAGTGTGCAGCCGGTCGCGGCTCAGGCGCCGCCGGCGCCGGATGCGGTCATCGAGTTGTGGGAGCAGAACTGGACGCTGAACGCCGACGGCTCGACGGTTTACCACGACAAGCGGCACGTACAGTTGAACAGCGACAGGGCATACGGCGAGTTTGGTGATCCGCGGATCACGTACGACGCCGATACGGAAAAGCTCGAGATTATCGCGGCGCGGACGCGGCTGCCCGGCGGCAAGTACGTGGAGCTGCCGGAGTACGGGCACGTCGTGGTCGGGCCGGACGCCTCGGCGGGCTGGCCGGCGTTCACGGGCCTGCGCCAGCACCTGCTGGTGATGAGCGGGATCGAGCCGGGGTGCGTGGTCGAGGTCGAGTATCGGATCACGAGCCAGCCCGGGCGGCGAACATATCTGGCCGCGGACCTGCGCATCGATGACCGCTTTCCGATCAAGGAGCGCACCGTCACCGTGACGGTGCCGGCCGGCGCGCAGGTGCGAGCACTGCTGACGGGCCTGCCGGAGGACAAGGGCGGCAGTAACGGGCAGCCCAATTCGTGGACATTCAAGGACCTGCCGGCCAACCCGGACGAGCCGCAGGCCCCGCGCTGGCAGGTGCGCTGCCCGCGGCTGATGTTCACGACGGCCGACCTGGCGAGCAACTGGCTCAAGGGCCGGCATGCCCAGCTCGAGGCGGCAGCCGACAAGTCCGAGCTGATCACGCGGTTGGCGCAGGAGTGGACAAAGGACCGCGGCAGTTCGTCGGACAAACTGCGCGGCCTGCACGAAAAGCTCGCGGCCCAGTTCAACTTCGTCGAGTTCCCGGCGGACTGGCGCCCGGCGAAGATCCGGCCGGCGTCCGAGGTGCTGCTGTCCAACTACGGCTTGCCGGAGGAAGCGGCCGCCGTGCTGCTCGCGTTGGCCCGTGCGGCG encodes the following:
- a CDS encoding dual specificity protein phosphatase family protein gives rise to the protein MKTRRLSSLILVTCAALAGCGVGELDNYAPLTVFDNFRSIEEGRAYRSAQLDATTLNLVFDEHGIRTIVNLRGENEQDAWYRNERAAAEKAGVTLVDIRMSAGQLPSRDALLLLYDTFQTAEYPILIHCQSGADRTGAASAIWRMVVRGDTREAARVELSLVYGHFEARHPEMDQLVEMFQPDRDWIAHVYQP
- a CDS encoding DMT family transporter, yielding MTNHPLGQACALLTAIVWGYALVLFKLSGEHIPPLALNLFKSAVGLTLLVLTIIGLTIWDPASLAPVRAQPVGGLCLLLLSGAIGIALADTLFFRALNLIGVGLISVADCAYSPLAILFAWLLLHEQLTIFHYLGAGLVVGGVFLTTRHTLPAHRTRGQMVGGMLLAIVAIGMMAFGIVIAKPVLNELPVTWATALRLVGGWVFLGLFALLGPAWRANWTAFRPSRAWRVVLPASILGTYVSLLLWIAGFKYTDASIAAVLNQTSIIFQSVLAVLILKEHFGRRQLAALTLALMGVVVTTFGAAISSFFVK
- a CDS encoding DUF3857 domain-containing protein, which codes for MSFRRIAISILAGVLLLGGLPPAVRADDDIKAKIAAAGDEKKHNADAVVVLDETDVTVRPSGIGTARSHIVTKILRDAAIRTQSVQVFPYDPNTNRLELIAVRVYRADGTVEELPLDKKAQQPQPSWGVFWGTQQYLVTVPRLAVGDAVETISEMTGFNVAYLEGAEAQPTGGTPVPQVPQVPPGEAQLNAKGEVLNPPVPGHWHDEVHFWSDRPVIEKRYTVRLPKDKPLQFEVYNGELRPAVTLEGDQVVYSFEKKDLKPLPSEPSMEPWPNVAPKLLLATLPTWEDKARWLYQVSEPQFEPDDAIRAKVAEVIKDCKTDEEKYTALNHWVAENIRYAGTSRGMCEGYTIHSCRETFHDRAGVCKDKAGMLAGMLRVAGFDSFVCMTMARQRVDRIPADQFNHCVTCIRKPDGALILLDPTWMPKSRDNWSTLEPNQHVVYGLPEGKELSTSPYFPPEECQATWRCVSIVHDDNKLTGAFGFEAVGTPEGRLRRALAGVPPAERANYFDQTVQRLSPNAVVQSVACDEPDDFARPLHIRCDFAAPRFVLGDGQQRMLALPMLQTIFGDRTLSDLFGQTGPAERKYGLKLWASRRALFEETIKLPAGWTVKKLPEAVDMDGPSAGLHFKIESKEGEIQYTCDLIIKNWIVPPADYANFKQVMEKFEELTGRVVTCEREGGHAQR
- a CDS encoding DUF3857 domain-containing protein, which translates into the protein MRARVVRVPAYAVLAFALGLVSVQPVAAQAPPAPDAVIELWEQNWTLNADGSTVYHDKRHVQLNSDRAYGEFGDPRITYDADTEKLEIIAARTRLPGGKYVELPEYGHVVVGPDASAGWPAFTGLRQHLLVMSGIEPGCVVEVEYRITSQPGRRTYLAADLRIDDRFPIKERTVTVTVPAGAQVRALLTGLPEDKGGSNGQPNSWTFKDLPANPDEPQAPRWQVRCPRLMFTTADLASNWLKGRHAQLEAAADKSELITRLAQEWTKDRGSSSDKLRGLHEKLAAQFNFVEFPADWRPAKIRPASEVLLSNYGLPEEAAAVLLALARAADLPAMPGMLVHDAVWNADVPQDGMVAAYVVLLVAGPAGDVVAHDAGGGAHAVTLDSGDPPEIWDPRRGRIVRDGTWAGYTLLPVPDVLMPRVKLAPWLTSDESRLQATGKLTLSDDGNFAGTLTLRATGLFVNSEGLRSSDAQNRRLNAVLGHLVPDAKVESVTVKTLAVGEFEATVQVKSSKPLLKVNDRYFVRLAQDGPLLGDVPLPLGPSRRRLPVHVAGPCLEDLQLTLEWPEKWQVEATPAELTRVAGDWGALEQRVTQVEYGLTLERRIQIAQSDVPATSFLALRAPLNELRSEYARTLVLRP